From the genome of Cellvibrio japonicus Ueda107, one region includes:
- a CDS encoding diguanylate cyclase, translated as MKILLVEDSATLRHAMRNYIIEAGHEPLIARSGEEALQMLENTPVDMIIMDVEMPGLNGFETTRLIREWLGGHWIPIIFVTGLNEDESYREGIEAGGDDYLIKPVSFMIIKAKIRAMERIAEMRDQLNQLNTELEALSQLDSLTQIYNRRTFNDLAEQQWALAKRHQLPISALMIDVDHFKLFNDHYGHPAGDSCLKKISQAIKSCLHRSADLFGRYGGEEFIVLLPETDTQGALHVAQSINQAIEALNLRHDVSPSSHLVTASIGGATCVRTTGHSLEELIKSADRALYKVKRSGRNRALIDEVVTHKTLLIADETGENSRHFSSLLQQHFNILHCDSPEECLELALELRPDMILIDTGMASAASHLLCLSLAEHQRTGGIPLAIMADPAAIPTYPQDNPWGIRLVLDRQQSGPTILNKISQLIG; from the coding sequence ATGAAGATACTTCTGGTTGAAGACAGCGCAACCCTGCGCCATGCCATGCGCAATTACATTATTGAGGCAGGCCATGAACCCCTGATCGCACGCAGCGGCGAAGAAGCCTTGCAAATGCTGGAAAACACACCGGTCGATATGATCATCATGGATGTGGAAATGCCCGGCCTGAATGGTTTTGAAACCACACGCTTGATTCGCGAATGGCTCGGTGGCCACTGGATTCCCATCATTTTTGTCACAGGCCTGAATGAGGATGAAAGTTATCGCGAAGGTATCGAAGCCGGTGGCGATGACTATCTGATCAAACCTGTCAGTTTTATGATTATCAAGGCAAAAATCCGCGCTATGGAGCGTATTGCCGAGATGCGCGACCAGCTTAACCAGCTCAATACCGAACTGGAGGCCCTGAGCCAACTGGATAGCCTCACCCAGATTTACAATCGCCGCACCTTCAATGACCTTGCCGAGCAGCAATGGGCGCTTGCCAAACGCCACCAGCTGCCTATCAGTGCACTGATGATCGATGTGGATCACTTCAAGCTGTTTAACGACCACTACGGCCACCCGGCAGGTGACAGTTGCCTGAAAAAAATCAGCCAGGCCATCAAAAGCTGCCTGCATCGCAGCGCCGACCTGTTCGGCCGCTATGGCGGTGAGGAATTTATCGTATTACTGCCGGAAACCGACACCCAGGGCGCCCTGCATGTGGCCCAGAGCATCAACCAGGCCATTGAGGCCCTGAACCTGCGCCACGATGTTTCTCCCAGCAGCCACCTGGTCACCGCCAGTATTGGCGGGGCTACCTGTGTACGCACCACCGGGCACAGTTTGGAGGAATTAATCAAAAGCGCCGACCGGGCGCTTTACAAAGTCAAACGCAGCGGACGCAACCGCGCGTTAATCGACGAGGTAGTCACCCACAAAACGCTCTTGATTGCCGATGAAACCGGCGAGAACAGCCGTCATTTCAGCAGCCTGTTGCAACAGCATTTCAACATTTTGCACTGTGACTCCCCGGAAGAATGCCTGGAACTGGCACTGGAGCTGCGCCCGGACATGATCCTGATTGATACGGGGATGGCCAGTGCTGCCAGCCACCTGCTCTGCCTGAGCCTGGCGGAACACCAGCGCACCGGAGGTATTCCCCTGGCCATCATGGCCGACCCTGCTGCCATCCCGACCTACCCCCAGGACAACCCCTGGGGCATACGCCTGGTACTGGACCGCCAGCAAAGCGGTCCGACCATCCTCAACAAAATCAGCCAGTTGATTGGCTAA